A portion of the Pseudomonas koreensis genome contains these proteins:
- the gcvH gene encoding glycine cleavage system protein GcvH, whose translation MSDIPAELRFAESHEWARLEADGSVTVGISDHAQEALGDVVFVELTEVGKVFAAGDQSGVVESVKAASDIYAPVSGEVIAINEELGGSPELLNSDPYGAWIFKLKPSDKAELDKLLDAGAYKAAIGE comes from the coding sequence ATGAGCGATATCCCTGCCGAACTGCGTTTTGCCGAAAGTCATGAATGGGCACGTCTGGAAGCCGACGGCAGCGTCACCGTGGGCATCAGCGATCACGCGCAGGAAGCGCTGGGCGACGTGGTATTCGTCGAACTGACCGAAGTCGGCAAGGTGTTCGCCGCCGGTGATCAATCCGGCGTGGTCGAGTCGGTGAAAGCCGCCTCCGACATCTACGCCCCGGTCAGCGGCGAAGTCATCGCGATCAACGAAGAGCTGGGCGGCTCGCCCGAGTTGCTGAACTCCGACCCGTACGGCGCGTGGATCTTCAAGCTCAAGCCAAGCGACAAGGCCGAGCTGGACAAGCTGCTGGATGCTGGTGCGTACAAGGCTGCCATCGGCGAGTAA
- a CDS encoding DUF2388 domain-containing protein, with translation MMRLKLAVATLALLSLPVGSAMADSFWRNVISSGATTGSTYLTFKDHKLIVAAQDDAGSFVASDGGIRGPYLEAAMQKVRADNPGLQASDMELANAILAKNAVASE, from the coding sequence ATCATGCGTCTCAAACTTGCTGTCGCCACCCTGGCCCTGCTGTCGCTTCCCGTTGGTTCGGCCATGGCGGACAGCTTTTGGCGTAACGTCATTTCCTCCGGCGCCACCACCGGTTCGACTTACCTGACCTTCAAGGATCACAAGCTGATCGTTGCCGCTCAGGACGACGCCGGCAGCTTCGTCGCCAGTGACGGCGGCATCCGTGGTCCGTATCTGGAAGCGGCGATGCAGAAAGTGCGCGCCGACAACCCGGGCCTGCAGGCCTCGGACATGGAACTGGCGAACGCGATTCTGGCGAAGAACGCCGTGGCTTCCGAATAA
- the gcvT gene encoding glycine cleavage system aminomethyltransferase GcvT produces the protein MGQRTPLYDLHLALGAKMVDFGGWDMPLHYGSQVEEHHEVRRDCGVFDVSHMTVIDVTGAQAKAWLQHLLANDVERLHSPGRALYSTMLNERGGIVDDMIVYRLDGAYRLVFNASTRDQDLAWMNAQLGTCDVQLHERSELAMLAIQGPQARHKIAELVTQSRATLIQQLKPFEGAIDGDWFIARTGYTGEDGLEICLPAHQAPGFFNDLVGAGISPIGLGARDTLRVEAGMNLYGQDIHQDVSPLASNMAWSIAWEPASRQFIGRAALEAEKAAGVAHKLVGLVLEERGVLRAHQVVRIADVGEGEITSGSFSPTLSKSIALARVPMATADRAEVEIRGKWYPVRVVKPTFVRHGKTLI, from the coding sequence ATGGGACAGCGTACGCCTCTGTATGACCTGCACCTCGCGCTCGGCGCGAAGATGGTCGATTTTGGCGGTTGGGACATGCCACTGCATTACGGCTCGCAGGTCGAGGAGCACCACGAAGTGCGCCGCGATTGCGGGGTGTTCGATGTTTCCCACATGACCGTGATCGATGTCACCGGCGCCCAGGCCAAGGCCTGGCTCCAGCATCTGCTGGCCAACGACGTCGAACGTCTGCACAGCCCCGGCCGGGCGTTGTACAGCACCATGCTCAACGAGCGTGGCGGCATCGTCGACGACATGATCGTCTATCGCCTCGACGGCGCGTACCGGCTGGTGTTCAACGCCTCCACCCGCGATCAGGATCTGGCGTGGATGAACGCGCAACTCGGTACTTGCGACGTGCAGTTGCACGAGCGCTCCGAGTTGGCAATGCTCGCCATCCAGGGCCCGCAGGCCCGGCACAAGATTGCCGAACTGGTCACCCAGTCGCGCGCCACGCTGATCCAGCAACTCAAACCTTTCGAAGGCGCCATTGACGGCGACTGGTTCATCGCGCGCACCGGGTACACCGGTGAGGATGGCCTGGAAATCTGCCTGCCGGCCCATCAGGCGCCGGGCTTTTTCAACGACCTGGTCGGCGCCGGTATTTCCCCGATCGGCCTTGGTGCTCGCGATACGTTGCGTGTCGAGGCCGGGATGAACCTCTACGGCCAGGACATCCACCAGGACGTTTCGCCGCTGGCGTCGAACATGGCCTGGAGCATCGCCTGGGAACCGGCCTCGCGTCAGTTCATCGGCCGCGCGGCGCTGGAGGCGGAAAAAGCCGCCGGCGTGGCGCACAAACTGGTCGGTCTGGTGCTGGAAGAACGCGGGGTTTTACGCGCTCACCAAGTGGTTCGCATCGCCGATGTTGGCGAAGGGGAGATCACCAGTGGTAGTTTCTCTCCTACGCTGAGCAAATCGATTGCCCTGGCGCGTGTACCGATGGCAACTGCCGACCGCGCCGAAGTGGAAATTCGTGGCAAGTGGTACCCGGTGCGAGTGGTCAAACCGACCTTCGTACGCCATGGCAAGACTTTGATCTAA
- a CDS encoding GspE/PulE family protein, with product MSVQFVTQDRWLDLNDVLRELVAQGFICQDAAEQALNARRRHAAHGQMHPLEFIASQQLDDLSRPGKHLDLESLTLWLAQQAGQPYMRIDPLKINVAAITPLMSYAFAQRHKILAVAVDRDAVTVASAQPYVSGWEADLTHVLKLPIKRVVANPVDIQRFSVEFFRLAKSVSGASNADAQGGNLGNFEQLLNLGASDQEPDANDAHIVNIVDWLFQYAFQQRASDIHIEPRREHGTVRFRIDGVLHNVYQFPPQVTMAIVSRLKSLGRMNVAEKRKPQDGRVKTKTPDGGEVELRLSTLPTAFGEKMVMRIFDPEVLLKNFDQLGFSADDLRRWQDMTRQPNGIILVTGPTGSGKTTTLYTTLKKLATPEVNLCTIEDPIEMVEPAFNQMQVQHNIELTFAAGVRALMRQDPDIIMIGEIRDLETAEMAIQAALTGHLVLSTLHTNDAPSAISRLLELGVPHYLIKATVLGVMAQRLVRTLCPHCKAPLTLEDEDWQTLTRPWQAPLPSNAQRAIGCLECRDTGYRGRAGVYEIMQLSDGLKALINPDTDLTAIRRQAFKEGMRSLRLSGAQKVAAGLTTVEEVLRVTPQSESK from the coding sequence ATGTCCGTTCAATTTGTCACTCAGGACCGCTGGCTGGACCTCAACGATGTACTGCGTGAACTGGTCGCCCAAGGCTTCATCTGCCAGGACGCCGCGGAACAGGCGCTCAATGCCCGCCGACGCCATGCTGCTCACGGGCAGATGCATCCGCTGGAGTTCATCGCCAGCCAGCAACTCGACGACCTCAGCCGTCCGGGCAAACATCTGGACCTGGAAAGCCTGACCCTGTGGCTGGCGCAACAGGCCGGCCAGCCGTATATGCGCATTGATCCGCTGAAAATCAACGTCGCAGCGATCACGCCACTGATGTCGTATGCCTTCGCCCAACGGCACAAAATTCTTGCCGTCGCCGTGGATCGCGATGCGGTGACCGTGGCCAGCGCCCAGCCCTACGTCAGCGGCTGGGAAGCCGATCTGACCCACGTATTGAAGCTGCCGATCAAACGGGTCGTGGCCAACCCGGTGGATATCCAGCGCTTCAGCGTCGAGTTCTTTCGTCTGGCCAAATCGGTCAGCGGCGCCAGCAATGCCGACGCGCAGGGCGGCAACCTGGGCAACTTCGAACAACTGCTCAATCTCGGCGCCAGCGATCAGGAGCCGGACGCCAACGACGCGCACATCGTCAACATCGTCGACTGGCTGTTCCAGTACGCCTTCCAGCAGCGCGCCAGCGATATCCACATCGAACCGCGGCGCGAACACGGCACCGTGCGCTTTCGCATCGACGGCGTGTTGCACAACGTCTATCAATTCCCGCCGCAGGTGACCATGGCAATAGTCAGTCGCCTGAAAAGCCTCGGCCGCATGAACGTCGCGGAAAAGCGCAAGCCCCAGGACGGCCGGGTCAAGACCAAAACCCCGGACGGCGGCGAAGTGGAGTTGCGTCTGTCGACCTTGCCGACGGCGTTCGGCGAAAAAATGGTCATGCGGATTTTCGACCCCGAAGTGCTGTTGAAGAATTTCGACCAGTTGGGTTTCAGCGCCGACGACCTGCGCCGCTGGCAGGACATGACCCGCCAGCCCAACGGCATCATTCTGGTCACCGGGCCGACCGGTTCTGGCAAGACCACCACCCTGTACACCACGCTGAAAAAACTGGCGACGCCGGAGGTCAACCTGTGCACCATCGAGGACCCGATCGAAATGGTCGAGCCGGCCTTCAACCAGATGCAGGTGCAGCACAACATCGAGCTGACCTTCGCCGCCGGCGTGCGTGCGCTGATGCGACAGGACCCGGACATCATCATGATCGGCGAGATACGCGATCTGGAAACCGCCGAAATGGCGATTCAGGCCGCGCTCACCGGGCACTTGGTCCTGTCGACCCTGCACACCAACGACGCGCCAAGCGCCATCAGCCGTTTGCTCGAACTCGGCGTGCCGCATTACCTGATCAAGGCGACCGTGCTGGGGGTCATGGCCCAACGGCTGGTGCGCACGTTGTGCCCGCACTGCAAGGCGCCGCTGACGCTGGAGGATGAAGACTGGCAAACCCTGACCCGGCCATGGCAGGCGCCGCTGCCAAGCAATGCGCAACGGGCGATTGGCTGCCTGGAATGCCGCGACACAGGCTATCGAGGCCGCGCCGGGGTGTACGAAATCATGCAACTGAGCGACGGCCTCAAGGCGCTGATCAACCCGGACACCGACCTGACGGCCATCCGCCGCCAGGCATTCAAGGAAGGCATGCGCAGCCTGCGCCTGTCAGGCGCGCAAAAAGTTGCCGCAGGGCTGACCACAGTGGAGGAAGTGCTGCGGGTAACGCCGCAAAGTGAGTCGAAATAA
- a CDS encoding CYTH domain-containing protein gives MQKETEIKLRVSRETLAALREHPLLKKRNKSGWERRELMNQYFDTPERDLAQAKVALRLRKDGDEVIQTLKTRGQSVAGLSERNEYDWKLPKAKLDVKKLDGECWPEALAELDKKTLKPIFTTDFVRERAEIAWGRGKTKVVIEAALDLGHVVVGKQKEEICELELELREGEPAALLELAAELAETLALMPCDISKAERGYRLHDANSYSLSLPAPQLTTETRLDDAFAALSWHLLGSSQRLAEQYRFNGHWRLLQDWVENLAEMRALLSSLGQAAPRQSTHDLRVALDALLEDWRPLVQVGIEDEDVRKAAPEQFLEELEDPRWGQFSLNASRWLLARTWTADRNTRGNRQGDAQLHSWLPRLLGEEATALQLQRYQQQPEDLAEQLPRIERIQVWLHHARNVLDIPEMDRLYGELNKLAQLANEPTITDELLDARKHQAIAVYQNRAWKTLLRV, from the coding sequence ATGCAAAAAGAAACCGAAATCAAACTCCGCGTCAGCCGCGAAACCCTCGCTGCCCTGCGCGAGCACCCGCTGCTGAAGAAACGCAACAAAAGTGGCTGGGAACGCCGTGAGTTGATGAACCAGTATTTCGACACCCCCGAGCGCGACCTCGCCCAGGCCAAAGTTGCCCTGCGCCTGCGCAAGGACGGTGACGAAGTGATCCAGACCCTCAAGACCCGTGGCCAGAGCGTCGCCGGTCTGTCCGAGCGTAACGAGTACGACTGGAAACTGCCGAAAGCCAAACTCGACGTGAAGAAACTCGACGGCGAATGCTGGCCAGAGGCGCTGGCCGAGCTGGACAAGAAAACCCTCAAGCCGATCTTCACCACTGATTTCGTCCGCGAGCGCGCCGAAATCGCCTGGGGTCGTGGCAAGACCAAAGTCGTCATCGAAGCGGCGCTGGATCTCGGCCATGTGGTGGTCGGCAAGCAGAAAGAAGAAATCTGCGAACTGGAACTGGAGCTGCGCGAAGGCGAGCCGGCCGCGCTGCTGGAACTGGCCGCTGAACTGGCGGAAACCCTGGCGTTGATGCCGTGCGATATCAGCAAGGCCGAGCGCGGCTATCGTCTTCACGACGCCAACAGCTACTCGCTGAGCCTGCCGGCGCCGCAGTTGACCACCGAAACCCGCCTCGACGACGCCTTCGCCGCGCTGAGCTGGCATTTGCTCGGCAGCAGCCAGCGTCTGGCCGAGCAATATCGCTTCAACGGCCACTGGCGCCTCCTGCAGGACTGGGTCGAGAACCTCGCGGAAATGCGCGCCCTGCTCAGCAGCCTCGGCCAGGCTGCGCCGCGTCAGTCGACCCACGACCTGCGTGTGGCCCTGGATGCCTTGCTGGAAGACTGGCGCCCGCTGGTGCAGGTCGGCATCGAAGACGAAGACGTGCGCAAGGCTGCGCCTGAGCAGTTTCTCGAAGAACTGGAAGACCCGCGCTGGGGCCAGTTCTCGCTGAACGCCTCGCGCTGGCTGCTGGCCCGTACCTGGACCGCTGACCGCAATACTCGCGGCAATCGTCAGGGTGACGCGCAACTGCACAGCTGGCTGCCGCGTCTGTTGGGTGAAGAAGCCACCGCTCTGCAGCTGCAGCGCTACCAGCAACAGCCGGAAGATCTCGCCGAGCAACTGCCGCGCATCGAGCGCATTCAGGTCTGGCTGCACCACGCGCGCAACGTGCTGGACATTCCGGAAATGGATCGCCTCTACGGCGAGCTGAACAAACTGGCGCAACTGGCCAACGAGCCGACCATCACCGACGAACTGCTCGATGCGCGCAAGCATCAGGCGATTGCGGTGTACCAGAACCGCGCCTGGAAAACCCTCCTGCGCGTGTAA
- the ubiH gene encoding 2-octaprenyl-6-methoxyphenyl hydroxylase has product MSRVNLAIIGGGLVGASLALALQAGAKAQGWKIVLIEPFAPGDSWQPSYDARSSALSFGSRQIYQRLGVWQEISRRAEPIKQIHVSDRGRFSTARLSAMEEGVPALGYVVENAWLGQCLWQHLDKDVITWRCPAEVTRMEPLADGYRLTLNDETTLECDLAVLADGGRSGLREQLGINVRKRPYNQSALIANITPSEAHNGMAFERFTDDGPMALLPLPDNRCALVWTRLGMDAQRLTELNERDFLSELQGVFGYRLGTLKQVGARHLYPLSLIEAEEQVRSHLAVLGNAAHSLHPIAGQGFNLSLRDADALAAALLASDKALGDFATLQAYRERQRLDQDLTVGFSDQVTRLFGSTQPLVSLGRNLGLLGLDLLPPAKRWFARQAMGLGTRPDA; this is encoded by the coding sequence ATGAGTCGAGTCAATCTGGCAATCATCGGTGGCGGTCTGGTCGGCGCCAGTCTGGCGTTGGCCTTGCAGGCCGGAGCCAAGGCGCAAGGCTGGAAAATCGTCCTGATCGAACCGTTCGCCCCCGGCGACAGCTGGCAGCCGAGCTACGACGCACGTTCCTCGGCGCTGTCGTTTGGCTCGCGGCAGATTTACCAGCGCCTGGGCGTGTGGCAGGAAATTTCCCGCCGCGCCGAGCCGATCAAACAGATTCACGTCTCCGACCGTGGCCGTTTCTCCACCGCACGTTTGTCGGCGATGGAAGAGGGCGTGCCCGCGCTCGGTTATGTGGTGGAAAACGCCTGGCTTGGCCAGTGTCTGTGGCAACACCTCGACAAAGACGTGATCACTTGGCGCTGCCCGGCGGAAGTCACGCGCATGGAGCCGTTGGCCGATGGCTATCGCCTGACCCTCAACGATGAAACCACCCTTGAATGCGACCTCGCGGTGCTCGCCGATGGCGGCCGTTCCGGGCTGCGCGAGCAACTGGGTATCAACGTGCGCAAGCGCCCGTACAACCAGAGCGCGCTGATCGCCAACATCACCCCGAGCGAAGCGCACAACGGCATGGCCTTCGAGCGCTTTACCGACGACGGGCCAATGGCCCTGCTGCCGCTGCCGGATAATCGCTGCGCGCTGGTCTGGACCCGTCTGGGCATGGACGCGCAGCGTCTTACCGAGTTGAACGAGCGCGATTTCCTCAGCGAGCTGCAAGGGGTGTTCGGTTACCGCCTCGGCACCTTGAAGCAGGTCGGCGCGCGGCATCTGTATCCGCTGTCGCTGATCGAGGCTGAAGAACAGGTGCGTTCGCATCTGGCCGTGCTCGGTAACGCCGCGCACAGCCTGCATCCGATTGCCGGGCAGGGCTTCAACCTGTCGCTGCGTGACGCCGACGCCCTGGCGGCTGCGCTGCTGGCCAGTGATAAGGCGCTGGGCGACTTCGCCACGTTGCAGGCCTATCGCGAGCGGCAGCGCCTCGATCAGGACCTGACCGTGGGCTTCTCCGATCAGGTTACGCGCCTGTTCGGCAGCACCCAGCCGCTGGTGTCGCTGGGGCGCAACCTCGGCCTGCTCGGTCTCGACCTGCTGCCTCCGGCGAAACGCTGGTTCGCCCGTCAGGCGATGGGCCTGGGAACGCGTCCGGATGCTTGA
- a CDS encoding 2-octaprenyl-3-methyl-6-methoxy-1,4-benzoquinol hydroxylase translates to MRADLLIVGAGMVGSALALALQDSGLEVLLLDGSPMSVKPFDADAAFEPRVSALSAASQRILERLGVWDGIAQRRSSPYTDMHVWDGSGTGQIHFSASSVHADVLGHIVENRVVQDALLERLHDCDLGMLANARLEQMRRSGDDWLLTLADGRTLRAPLVIAADGANSAVRRLTGVATREWDYLHHAIVTSVRCSQPHRKTAWQRFTDHGPLAFLPLERDGQQDWCSIVWSTTPSEAERLMALNDVAFCAELERAFEGRLGEVISADPRLCVPLRQRHAKRYVAEGLALIGDAAHTIHPLAGQGVNLGFLDAAVLAEVLLQAHERGERLANVKVLSRYERRRMPHNLALMAAMEGFERLFQADPLPLRWLRNAGLKLVEQMPEAKALFVREALGLTGDLPALAKP, encoded by the coding sequence ATGCGTGCAGATCTGCTGATAGTCGGAGCCGGAATGGTCGGCAGCGCCCTGGCGCTGGCGCTACAGGACAGCGGCCTGGAAGTGCTGCTGCTCGACGGCAGCCCGATGAGCGTGAAACCGTTCGACGCCGACGCTGCATTCGAACCGCGGGTCAGTGCGTTGTCGGCGGCAAGTCAGCGCATCCTCGAACGCCTCGGCGTCTGGGACGGCATCGCCCAACGGCGCAGCAGCCCGTACACTGACATGCATGTCTGGGACGGCAGCGGCACCGGGCAGATTCATTTCTCGGCGAGCAGCGTGCATGCCGATGTGCTCGGCCATATCGTCGAAAACCGCGTGGTCCAGGATGCGCTGCTCGAGCGCTTGCATGACTGCGATCTGGGCATGCTCGCCAATGCGCGGCTGGAGCAGATGCGTCGCTCCGGCGATGACTGGCTGCTGACCCTGGCCGATGGCCGTACCTTGCGCGCGCCGCTGGTGATCGCGGCCGATGGCGCTAATTCTGCTGTGCGCCGTCTCACCGGCGTGGCGACTCGCGAGTGGGATTATCTGCATCACGCCATCGTCACCAGCGTGCGCTGCAGCCAGCCGCACCGCAAAACCGCGTGGCAGCGCTTTACCGATCACGGGCCGTTGGCGTTTCTGCCACTGGAACGCGATGGCCAGCAGGACTGGTGCTCGATCGTCTGGTCGACCACGCCGAGTGAAGCCGAGCGCTTGATGGCGCTGAACGACGTCGCGTTTTGCGCCGAACTGGAGCGGGCCTTTGAGGGACGCCTCGGTGAAGTGATCAGTGCCGATCCGCGTCTGTGCGTGCCGCTGCGTCAGCGCCATGCCAAGCGCTACGTCGCGGAAGGCCTGGCCCTGATCGGCGATGCGGCGCACACCATTCACCCATTGGCGGGGCAGGGCGTAAATCTCGGTTTCCTCGACGCCGCGGTACTGGCGGAAGTATTGCTGCAAGCGCATGAGCGCGGCGAGCGATTGGCGAACGTGAAAGTGCTGAGCCGCTACGAGCGTCGGCGCATGCCGCATAACCTGGCACTGATGGCGGCGATGGAGGGCTTTGAGCGGTTGTTCCAGGCCGATCCGCTGCCGCTACGCTGGTTGCGCAATGCCGGGCTGAAACTGGTTGAGCAGATGCCCGAGGCGAAGGCCTTGTTTGTGCGCGAGGCGCTGGGGTTGACCGGGGATCTTCCGGCTCTGGCAAAGCCCTGA
- a CDS encoding ABC transporter permease yields the protein MAHPAQRRWYPIVFTIAALVLLPLSVLLLSWQTIDQQIWSHLWQTQMPRLLGNTLTLILGVGIGVTLLGVSLAWLTSLCEFPGRRWLDWALMLPFAIPAYVLAFVFVGLLDFAGPVQTLLREWFGTGLRLPRVRSTGGVIVVLVLVFYPYVYLLARTAFLAQGKGLMEAARVLGQSPWQAFWRVALPMARPAIGAGVALALMETLADFGAVSVFNFDTFTTAIYKTWYGFFSLSSAAQLASLLLLVVMLVLYGERRARGANRASNERPRVKALYHLRGFKAFAATGWCALVFACAFVIPVLQLIVWFWQRGRFDLDERYAGLILHTLYLGAMAALITVSVALLLAFARRLAPTQTINSGVGLANLGYALPGSVLAVSIMLAFSYLDRELVIPLSAWLGGAGKPLLLGSLAALLMAYLVRFIAVAYGPLESSLARIRPSLPEAARSLGVSGPRLFFKVYLPLLLPGTLSAALLVFVDVLKEMPATLLMRPFGWDTLAVRIFEMTSEGEWARASLPALTLVLVGLLPVIGLIRRSAHRNT from the coding sequence GTGGCCCACCCCGCCCAACGCCGCTGGTACCCCATCGTCTTCACCATCGCCGCGCTGGTGCTGTTGCCGCTGAGCGTGCTGCTGCTGTCGTGGCAGACCATCGATCAGCAGATCTGGTCGCACCTGTGGCAAACCCAGATGCCGCGTCTGCTCGGCAATACCCTGACGCTGATCCTCGGCGTCGGTATCGGCGTGACCCTGCTGGGCGTCAGCCTGGCCTGGCTCACCAGCCTCTGCGAGTTCCCCGGCCGGCGCTGGCTCGACTGGGCACTGATGCTGCCCTTCGCCATTCCCGCCTATGTACTGGCCTTTGTTTTCGTTGGCCTGCTCGACTTCGCCGGCCCCGTGCAGACCTTGCTGCGCGAATGGTTCGGCACCGGCCTGCGCCTGCCGCGGGTGCGATCCACCGGCGGGGTGATCGTGGTGCTGGTGCTGGTCTTTTATCCTTACGTTTATCTGCTGGCGCGCACCGCGTTCCTGGCCCAGGGCAAAGGCCTGATGGAAGCGGCGCGGGTGCTCGGGCAATCGCCGTGGCAGGCGTTCTGGCGGGTCGCGTTGCCGATGGCGCGTCCGGCGATTGGCGCGGGCGTGGCGCTGGCGCTGATGGAAACCCTCGCCGATTTCGGCGCGGTGTCGGTGTTCAACTTCGACACCTTCACCACGGCAATCTACAAGACCTGGTACGGCTTCTTCAGCCTGTCCAGCGCCGCGCAACTGGCCAGTCTGTTGCTGCTGGTGGTGATGCTGGTGCTGTACGGCGAACGCCGGGCACGCGGGGCGAATCGGGCCAGCAATGAGCGGCCACGGGTAAAAGCGCTGTATCACCTGCGCGGGTTCAAGGCCTTCGCGGCGACGGGCTGGTGTGCCCTGGTGTTCGCCTGCGCTTTCGTCATCCCGGTGCTGCAACTGATCGTCTGGTTCTGGCAGCGCGGACGCTTCGATCTGGACGAGCGCTACGCCGGGCTGATCCTGCACACGCTTTACCTGGGCGCGATGGCGGCGCTGATTACCGTCAGCGTTGCGCTGTTGCTGGCGTTCGCCCGGCGTCTGGCACCGACCCAGACGATCAACTCCGGCGTCGGTCTGGCCAATCTCGGCTACGCGTTGCCCGGTTCGGTGCTGGCGGTGTCGATCATGCTCGCTTTCAGTTATCTGGATCGTGAGCTGGTGATTCCGCTCTCCGCGTGGCTCGGCGGTGCCGGCAAACCACTGTTGCTCGGCAGTCTCGCCGCTCTGCTCATGGCTTATCTGGTGCGCTTTATCGCCGTCGCTTACGGGCCGCTGGAAAGCAGTCTGGCGCGTATACGGCCATCTTTGCCCGAAGCGGCACGTAGCCTGGGTGTCAGTGGGCCGCGACTGTTTTTCAAAGTGTATCTGCCGCTGTTGCTGCCCGGCACCTTGAGCGCCGCGTTGCTGGTGTTCGTCGATGTGCTCAAGGAAATGCCCGCGACCCTGCTGATGCGCCCGTTTGGCTGGGACACGCTGGCGGTGCGCATCTTTGAAATGACCAGCGAAGGTGAGTGGGCGAGGGCGTCATTGCCTGCGCTGACCCTGGTGCTGGTTGGTCTATTGCCAGTGATCGGATTGATTCGACGCTCAGCGCACCGAAACACTTAG
- a CDS encoding Lrp/AsnC family transcriptional regulator, translating to MHSELDAYDRKILALLQEDASLSSAQIAEQVGLSQSPCWRRIQRMKEEGIIRGQVTLLDRKKIGLNTQIFAEIKLNAHGRSNFTEFTEAIRGFPEVLECYVLMGAVDFMLRIVAADIEAYERFFFEKLSLVPGIQEVNSIVALSEIKSTTSLPV from the coding sequence ATGCACAGCGAGCTGGATGCCTACGATCGCAAGATCCTCGCCTTGCTGCAGGAAGACGCCTCGCTGTCGAGCGCGCAGATCGCCGAGCAGGTCGGCCTGTCGCAATCGCCGTGCTGGCGGCGGATTCAGCGGATGAAGGAGGAGGGCATCATTCGCGGTCAGGTGACGTTGCTTGATCGCAAGAAGATCGGCCTGAACACGCAGATCTTCGCCGAGATCAAACTCAACGCCCACGGCCGTTCGAACTTCACCGAATTCACCGAGGCAATTCGCGGTTTTCCGGAAGTGCTGGAGTGTTATGTGCTGATGGGCGCAGTGGACTTCATGTTGCGCATAGTCGCGGCGGACATCGAGGCGTACGAGCGGTTCTTCTTCGAGAAGCTGTCGCTGGTGCCGGGGATACAGGAAGTGAATTCGATCGTGGCGCTGTCGGAGATCAAATCCACCACCAGCCTCCCGGTCTAG
- a CDS encoding extracellular solute-binding protein, which translates to MLAPKRLLTALALTLIGSTTAQAADEVVVYSSRIDELIKPVFDAYTAKTGVKIKFITDKEAPLMQRIKAEGENATADLLLTVDAGNLWQAEQMGILQPFTSKTIDANVPLQYRSSTHAWTGLSLRARTIAYSTERVKPGELTTYEALADKNWEGRLCLRTAKKVYNQSLTATMIEVHGAEKTEKILKGWVNNLSTDVFSDDVAVLEAINAGQCDVGIVNTYYYGRLHKQKPELPVKLFWPNQADRGVHVNLSGIGLTKHAPHPEAAKALVEWMTTPEAQKIFADVNQEFPANPAVAPSEEVAAWGKFVADTLPVEVAGKRQAEAIRMMDRAGWN; encoded by the coding sequence ATGTTGGCACCCAAGCGTCTTCTGACCGCACTGGCCTTGACCCTGATCGGCAGCACCACTGCCCAGGCTGCCGATGAGGTGGTGGTTTACTCGTCGCGGATCGATGAGCTGATCAAACCGGTATTCGATGCCTACACCGCCAAGACCGGGGTGAAGATCAAGTTCATCACTGACAAGGAAGCGCCGCTGATGCAGCGCATCAAGGCCGAAGGTGAAAACGCCACCGCCGACCTGCTGCTTACCGTCGATGCCGGCAACCTGTGGCAGGCCGAGCAGATGGGCATCCTCCAGCCATTCACCTCGAAAACCATCGACGCAAATGTTCCCCTGCAATATCGCTCGTCCACTCATGCCTGGACCGGCCTGAGCCTGCGCGCACGGACCATCGCCTATTCCACCGAGCGAGTGAAACCGGGCGAACTGACCACCTACGAGGCGCTGGCCGACAAGAACTGGGAAGGTCGCCTGTGCCTGCGCACGGCGAAGAAGGTCTACAACCAGTCGCTGACCGCGACCATGATCGAAGTTCACGGCGCCGAGAAAACCGAGAAGATCCTCAAGGGCTGGGTCAACAACCTGTCCACTGACGTGTTCTCCGATGACGTTGCAGTGCTGGAAGCGATCAATGCCGGGCAGTGCGACGTCGGCATCGTCAACACCTACTACTACGGTCGCCTGCACAAACAGAAGCCTGAATTGCCAGTGAAGCTGTTCTGGCCGAATCAGGCTGATCGCGGCGTGCATGTGAACCTGTCCGGCATCGGCCTGACCAAACATGCACCACACCCGGAAGCGGCCAAGGCTCTGGTCGAGTGGATGACCACGCCTGAGGCGCAGAAGATTTTCGCTGATGTGAACCAGGAATTCCCGGCCAACCCGGCGGTGGCGCCATCGGAAGAAGTGGCGGCGTGGGGTAAGTTCGTGGCCGATACCCTGCCGGTGGAAGTGGCGGGCAAGCGTCAGGCTGAGGCGATCCGGATGATGGATCGGGCGGGTTGGAACTGA